DNA from Candidatus Saccharimonadales bacterium:
GTTGCATGTACATTTTTAAGCCGAGCAAATGATCACGTTTTTCAACACCCAACGCAGTGCGTGCCGGCATCGTACCACTAGCAATCATTACAATAAGTCCCGCCAAAATTAATCCGATAGTCCATGGAACAAACACAAAACCCACGACCATCAGCATAGCTCCGACCACAATATACGGTGTTTTTGCCTTTTCAGGCGCGACCCTAAAGTAGCCTTTTGTCGCCAAGTTAGAATTTATATCTTTGCCAAGCTTTTGAACTTTAGTCGCCAAAGTTTTACTAATACTACCAAGCTTTACTTTGTCGCCTTTGCGCGGATTCTGACTACCAAAAATCAAACTTAAAACCTCGCGCTCCTCTTTTGCGAGCTCACCATCTCTGTTGTATTCAATCTCGTAGTCTGTCTTGTGCCCAATCAGCTTATTCTCTTTGATTTCGTAGATTTTTATAAAATGGCGAACTGCAAGATCAATAATTTGCGCTGAGATAGCCTTTGATTCAAATCTTTCAGTTAAAAGTGCGTTGGACTCCAAAACCGTAATATTCTTTGGCGGCAAATACTCCGGCACAATAATGCCTCTTCCCTTGGGGTCTCGACCGTAACGACGCCAATTGCGTACTACTATAATTAGTGCTATAACCGGCGGAAGAACAACCACTGCCGCGATTGCAACCCACCTTAGAACAACTTTGGCACTTGGCTTATAAGCTACAAACGCATCAGAATTGAACAGCAGCGCAAAGGTTAGAGTTTGGCCAGCATCAAGAGCTGTATCACTCTTTACTGTAATGGTTTTACCACTTAAAGAGTCGTTCGTTGTTATATCGCAAAACTGATTGGTTTCTCCAAAACTACCAGTAAAACAAAATTTTTGGTCTTGCAGCTTAGCGGCAAGCTCAGGCGTTAAATGAACCCGAGCCTCAACATTAGTCATTTGCTGCTGCCATTGATCGCCGTTGACATCCCAATATAACTCATCATGGTCATCTAAGTTTAGGGTAACTCCACGCATTAGATAACTAATTTTGTAGATCTGCTCTCCATGCACATATGTATCTGCCTCACCGATTTGCAAAACCAAATTACCATTTTCACTGTATGTCTCGTAGGGTACGTTCTGATCTTGCGCATTTTTAACGCTAATAATGCTAAGCTCTAGCCCATGGCCATCGTACGATTCAGGTATAGCTCGCAAAATTCCGTGATTTTGGTTAAAGTTTGGAAAAATCGCCGTGATCCGCTCTTCTACCCTGAGTTCCGACACAGCTTCTTTGTCAGAGCTTAAATAATAGTCGGCCTCGAACCTCGGTATTTTAAAATCTTGAACGTTTGCCGCAAAA
Protein-coding regions in this window:
- a CDS encoding DUF2207 domain-containing protein — protein: MRKLVTLVFVILLTLPQGVFAANVQDFKIPRFEADYYLSSDKEAVSELRVEERITAIFPNFNQNHGILRAIPESYDGHGLELSIISVKNAQDQNVPYETYSENGNLVLQIGEADTYVHGEQIYKISYLMRGVTLNLDDHDELYWDVNGDQWQQQMTNVEARVHLTPELAAKLQDQKFCFTGSFGETNQFCDITTNDSLSGKTITVKSDTALDAGQTLTFALLFNSDAFVAYKPSAKVVLRWVAIAAVVVLPPVIALIIVVRNWRRYGRDPKGRGIIVPEYLPPKNITVLESNALLTERFESKAISAQIIDLAVRHFIKIYEIKENKLIGHKTDYEIEYNRDGELAKEEREVLSLIFGSQNPRKGDKVKLGSISKTLATKVQKLGKDINSNLATKGYFRVAPEKAKTPYIVVGAMLMVVGFVFVPWTIGLILAGLIVMIASGTMPARTALGVEKRDHLLGLKMYMQLAEAERIKVLQSPQGTLTEKVNVDDKKQLVKLYERLLPYAMLFGIEKEWAKQLAHLYEQEPSWYSGSTTFNSVVFASTLSSFESASAASFAPPSSGGSGGSGGFSGGGGGGGGGGGW